A segment of the Lycium ferocissimum isolate CSIRO_LF1 chromosome 10, AGI_CSIRO_Lferr_CH_V1, whole genome shotgun sequence genome:
gcgaatttccctttgtattcttcttgattagGGAATATTCGTTTGAGTACCAATTGCCCAATTTGAAACACCCTAATTCTCATACGCTTGTTGAAAGCACGCGCCATTCTTTGCTGGTATAGTTGACCATGGCAAACAGCGATCATCCTCTTTTCATCTATCAGAGCTAGTTGCTCATACCTTTTACGGATCCACCCCGCATCGTCTAACTCAGCTTCTTGTGTTATTCGAAGTGAAGGGATTTCTACTTCGGCTGCTATCACTGCTTCGGTGCCATACACCAACAAGTATGGAGTGGCTCCAGTCCAGGTCCTGACCGTTGTGCGGTATCCCAGCAATGTATAAGGCAATTGTTCATGCCAATCTTTGTAGTTATCAATCATCTTTCGGAggattttcttgatgtttttgttggcggCTTCTACAGCTCCATTCATTTGTGGTCGATATGCAGTTGAATTTCGGTAGTGATCTAGAACTGCGCACACATGTCTCTCTCGTGGCTATTCAAAGTTAGCCCCATTGCtcgttatgat
Coding sequences within it:
- the LOC132034591 gene encoding uncharacterized protein LOC132034591, producing MKNDCSRFVQKCHKCQIHGDLIKVPPTELNAMTLPWPFAAWGMDVIGPIEPATSNKHHFISVAIDYFTKWVEAASYSSVTKKAPRERHVCAVLDHYRNSTAYRPQMNGAVEAANKNIKKILRKMIDNYKDWHEQLPYTLLGYRTTVRTWTGATPYLLVYGTEAVIAAEVEIPSLRITQEAELDDAGWIRKRYEQLALIDEKRMIAVCHGQLYQQRMARAFNKRMRIRVFQIGQLVLKRIFPNQEEYKGKFAPNWKGPYMVRKVLSGGAVVLAEMDGQEWPKEINSDTIKRYYV